The Rhodospirillaceae bacterium genome includes a window with the following:
- a CDS encoding multidrug effflux MFS transporter, with protein MKRPAPTSWIVTAILGITAAITALAVDMTLPALPDMARSLRVSPTEAQFTISAFLIGYAGAQLVYGPLSDRFGRRPVLVSSLAIFVAASALCAAAGSIDMLLLGRFCQGVGAAASMAIGRACIRDIYGTRATGPMSWVMLIFGVGPILAPLLGGLIVGAEGWQGVFVWLLGIGAAMWLVIVLFLDETNTRLNADATRAGPILRNFAMLSRHRLFLGYALVTIGLYGTLFAMLSALPFILEARLAASPEDIGFSFAALMVGQVVGAFLSGRLSARLGAVPLLLTGAAIIIVSVAAMIAAVSAGAAGFGAYVGPLFGVVLGLGLSSPSLYAGVLAPFPTIAGSVSSLIGIIQFVSGAALGALAVALVDPAGLNLGFQMVLQAALAAFAVAFIVRPALKRLDLPAER; from the coding sequence ATGAAACGGCCGGCGCCGACCTCGTGGATCGTCACCGCGATCCTCGGCATAACGGCCGCGATCACGGCGCTCGCCGTCGACATGACGCTGCCGGCCCTGCCGGATATGGCGCGCTCGCTGCGGGTGAGCCCGACCGAGGCCCAGTTCACCATCTCGGCCTTCCTGATCGGCTATGCCGGTGCGCAGCTTGTCTACGGGCCGCTGTCGGACCGGTTCGGCCGGCGGCCGGTGCTCGTGTCTTCGCTGGCGATCTTCGTCGCCGCCTCGGCGCTGTGCGCCGCCGCCGGTTCGATCGACATGCTGCTGCTCGGCCGGTTCTGCCAGGGCGTGGGCGCCGCGGCGTCCATGGCGATCGGCCGGGCCTGCATCCGCGACATCTACGGGACGCGCGCGACCGGGCCGATGTCGTGGGTGATGCTGATTTTCGGTGTCGGGCCGATCCTGGCGCCCCTGCTCGGCGGCCTGATCGTCGGCGCAGAAGGGTGGCAGGGCGTCTTCGTCTGGCTGCTCGGCATCGGCGCGGCCATGTGGCTGGTCATAGTCCTGTTCCTCGACGAAACCAACACGCGGCTCAACGCCGACGCCACGCGGGCGGGGCCGATCCTGCGGAACTTCGCCATGCTCAGCCGGCACCGGCTGTTCCTGGGCTATGCCCTGGTCACCATCGGGCTGTACGGCACGCTGTTCGCCATGCTGTCGGCGCTGCCCTTCATTCTGGAGGCGCGTCTGGCCGCGTCGCCGGAGGATATCGGCTTTTCCTTCGCCGCGCTGATGGTCGGCCAGGTCGTCGGTGCCTTCCTTTCGGGGCGGCTTTCCGCGCGGCTCGGCGCCGTCCCCCTCCTCCTGACCGGCGCGGCGATCATCATCGTGTCGGTTGCGGCGATGATCGCGGCGGTTTCCGCCGGCGCGGCCGGTTTCGGCGCCTATGTCGGCCCGCTGTTCGGCGTCGTGCTCGGCCTTGGCCTGTCTTCGCCCAGCCTCTATGCCGGCGTTCTCGCCCCCTTTCCGACCATCGCCGGCTCGGTTTCGTCGCTCATCGGCATCATCCAGTTCGTCTCCGGCGCGGCGCTCGGCGCACTCGCCGTGGCCCTCGTCGATCCGGCGGGATTGAACCTCGGCTTTCAGATGGTGCTGCAAGCCGCACTGGCGGCCTTTGCGGTCGCGTTCATCGTCCGGCCGGCGCTGAAGCGGCTGGACCTGCCGGCCGAACGCTGA
- a CDS encoding Glu/Leu/Phe/Val dehydrogenase, translating to MNTSTEPNFQASVRGMFDRAARALAIPDDLVETIRECNSVIQLRFPVRLRGSYHTFCGWRAVHSEHRLPVKGGIRYAPQVDQQEVEALASLMTFKCALVDVPFGGAKGGLAIRPADYTEDELERITRRFTQELADRGYISPSRDVPAPDMGTGAREMAWMADEYRKLYPSEIDAIACVTGKPVTQGGIPGRTEATGRGVQYVVREFFEHPEDVAMAGLDGGLEGKRMIVQGFGNVGFNAAKFFVEEDGVRLVGVIEYDGALLSDDGIDPEALAEHRARTGGMKGFRGAQFVEDGASALEAECDILVPAALESQITAANAARIRARLIVEAANGPVTLEADRALLARGRVVLPDILVNAGGVTVSYFEWVKNVSHMRFGRLSRQLEIQRGLRIVDMIETAAGRPVPEELKAPLLRGTDELDLVESGLEGVMRDGYGAIRQRMRDTEAIDDLRTAAFAVGLEKVALSYQQMGLA from the coding sequence GTGAATACTTCGACAGAACCCAATTTCCAGGCCAGCGTCCGCGGCATGTTCGACCGGGCCGCCCGGGCCCTCGCCATCCCGGACGACCTGGTGGAGACCATCCGCGAGTGCAATTCCGTCATCCAGCTGCGTTTCCCGGTGCGCCTCCGGGGCAGCTACCATACCTTCTGCGGCTGGCGCGCGGTGCACAGCGAACACCGCCTCCCCGTGAAGGGCGGCATCCGCTACGCGCCCCAGGTCGACCAGCAGGAGGTCGAGGCCCTGGCCTCGCTGATGACCTTCAAATGCGCGCTGGTCGACGTGCCGTTCGGCGGCGCCAAGGGCGGACTGGCGATCCGCCCCGCAGACTATACGGAGGACGAACTGGAGCGGATCACCCGCCGCTTCACCCAGGAGCTCGCCGACCGCGGCTATATCAGCCCGAGCCGCGATGTGCCGGCGCCGGACATGGGCACCGGCGCGCGCGAGATGGCCTGGATGGCCGACGAGTACCGGAAGCTCTACCCCTCGGAGATCGACGCGATCGCCTGCGTGACCGGCAAGCCGGTGACCCAGGGCGGCATTCCCGGCCGCACGGAGGCGACCGGCCGCGGCGTCCAGTATGTCGTCCGCGAGTTCTTCGAGCATCCCGAAGACGTGGCCATGGCCGGCCTGGACGGCGGCCTCGAAGGCAAGCGGATGATCGTCCAGGGCTTCGGCAACGTCGGCTTCAACGCGGCGAAATTCTTCGTCGAGGAAGACGGCGTGCGCCTCGTCGGGGTGATCGAATACGACGGCGCGCTGCTGTCCGACGACGGCATCGATCCCGAGGCGCTCGCCGAACACCGCGCCCGCACCGGCGGCATGAAGGGCTTCCGCGGCGCGCAATTCGTCGAGGACGGCGCATCGGCCCTCGAGGCGGAGTGCGATATTCTCGTGCCCGCCGCCCTGGAGAGCCAGATCACCGCCGCCAACGCCGCGCGCATCCGCGCCAGGCTGATCGTCGAGGCCGCCAACGGGCCGGTGACGCTGGAGGCCGACCGCGCATTGCTCGCGCGCGGCAGGGTCGTGCTGCCGGACATCCTGGTCAACGCCGGCGGCGTGACCGTCAGCTATTTCGAATGGGTCAAGAACGTCTCGCACATGCGCTTCGGCCGCCTGTCGCGCCAGCTCGAAATCCAGCGCGGCCTGCGCATCGTCGACATGATCGAAACGGCGGCCGGCCGGCCGGTGCCGGAAGAACTCAAGGCGCCGCTGCTGCGCGGCACCGACGAGCTCGACCTGGTCGAATCCGGCCTCGAAGGCGTCATGCGCGACGGCTACGGCGCGATCCGCCAACGGATGCGCGACACGGAAGCGATCGACGACCTGCGCACCGCCGCCTTCGCCGTCGGCCTGGAAAAGGTCGCGCTGTCGTACCAGCAGATGGGGCTGGCGTGA
- a CDS encoding ribonucleoside reductase encodes MTNIAAISHRIWDMKYRLKGPDGAPVDRTIDDTWRRVAKALAAVEGEPAAWEDRFFDAMRDFRFLPAGRILAGAGADRNVTLFNCFVMGEIPDDMSGIFRQLQEAALTMQQGGGIGYDFSTLRPRGAPVRGVGADASGPLSFMDVWDSMCRTIMSAGHRRGAMMATMRCDHPDIEAFIEAKREPGRLRMFNLSVLVTDALMDAVRRDDPWDLVFGGTVYRTVQARALWDAIMRSTYAFAEPGVIFIDRINRQNPLNYAETIHATNPCVTADTWVHTGDGPRQVRDLAGCRFRARVDGRDVETGPSGFFPTGRKPVLAVRTREGHCLRLTADHRVLTAGSRTRNRIGRAWKPAGELAAGDMIVLHDHRAAPSWPGPYSQEQGYLIGLLVGDGTLKADKAVLSVWKRRAAGNGGGNVGCAPDGADGVMAAALAAAKTLPHRADFTGWSPVRGRSEHRLSLAAVKALALDLGMAPGRKDLTPKIETASSGFTIGFLRGFFDADGSVQGTQEKGVSLRLAQSDLERLRTVQRMLARLGIIATIYADRRPAQMRSLPDGKGGHRAYRTGAQHELVIANENVGRYAELIGFADTEKRAKLEFALANYRRRPNRERFLAVVDTVEPDGEEEVFDVRVPGVNAFDANGLYVHNCGEQPLPPYGACLLGSINLARLVRKPFEPDAALDLEDLRALTAVAVRMMDNVTDISNFPLPEQRAEALAKRRIGLGVTGLADALIMCRARYGSAEAVRLAGQWLAAVQKAAYLASADLAVEKGAFPLFDAEKYLATPAMADADDAVRDAIREKGLRNALLTSIAPTGTISLLADNVSSGVEPVFTWSYTRNVLMPDGTRREEEVADHAWRLYRRLKGADAPLPDWFVDAGDLSPRDHVVMQAVVQKHVDSSISKTINCPEDISFDAFKDVYRMAFDMGCKGCTTYRPNDVTGAVLNAGRREADTSGQQELPLAPPEKTAAARPKDDLDAGGVVYMTKPLDRPEALPGRTYKIRWPESDHAIYITLNDIVQDGRRRPFEIFINSKNTEHYAWTVGLTRMISAVFRRGGDVSFVVEELKAVFDPRGGQWVGPRYVPSLLAAIGDVIEQHMIDIGFLPDPKEAREGRRELKVVGGTEAAVAAGAGAGGGARGQAIAVTGGGPGSGSAGPAMRGCPKCGQRALIRQEGCDICTGCTYSKCG; translated from the coding sequence ATGACCAACATCGCCGCCATCTCCCACCGGATCTGGGACATGAAATACCGGCTCAAGGGGCCGGACGGCGCGCCGGTCGACCGGACGATCGACGACACCTGGCGGCGGGTGGCGAAGGCGCTGGCGGCGGTCGAGGGCGAGCCGGCGGCCTGGGAAGACCGGTTCTTCGATGCCATGCGCGATTTCCGCTTCCTGCCGGCCGGCCGCATCCTCGCCGGCGCCGGGGCGGACCGCAACGTCACCCTGTTCAACTGCTTCGTCATGGGCGAAATCCCGGACGACATGAGCGGCATCTTCCGCCAGCTCCAGGAAGCCGCGCTCACCATGCAGCAGGGCGGCGGCATCGGCTACGATTTCTCGACGCTCAGGCCGCGCGGCGCGCCGGTCCGCGGTGTCGGCGCCGACGCGTCCGGGCCGCTCTCCTTCATGGATGTCTGGGATTCCATGTGCCGGACCATCATGAGCGCGGGACACCGCCGCGGCGCCATGATGGCGACCATGCGCTGCGACCATCCGGATATCGAGGCCTTCATCGAGGCCAAGCGCGAGCCCGGCCGCCTGCGCATGTTCAACCTCTCGGTGCTGGTGACCGACGCCCTCATGGACGCCGTCCGGCGCGACGATCCGTGGGATCTCGTCTTCGGCGGCACGGTCTACCGCACCGTGCAGGCGCGGGCGCTGTGGGATGCCATCATGCGCTCCACCTATGCGTTCGCCGAACCGGGCGTCATCTTCATCGACCGCATCAACCGGCAGAACCCGTTGAACTATGCGGAAACCATCCATGCCACCAACCCCTGCGTCACTGCCGATACCTGGGTACACACCGGCGACGGGCCGCGGCAGGTGCGCGATCTGGCCGGCTGCCGATTCAGGGCGCGGGTCGACGGGCGGGATGTCGAGACCGGTCCGTCCGGCTTCTTCCCGACGGGCCGCAAGCCGGTGCTCGCGGTGCGGACGCGGGAGGGTCATTGCCTGCGCCTGACCGCCGATCATCGGGTGTTGACCGCCGGCTCCCGCACCCGGAACCGGATCGGCAGGGCGTGGAAGCCGGCCGGCGAACTGGCGGCGGGCGACATGATCGTCCTGCACGACCATCGCGCCGCGCCATCTTGGCCCGGCCCGTATTCGCAGGAGCAAGGCTATCTGATCGGCCTGCTGGTCGGCGACGGCACGCTGAAGGCCGACAAGGCCGTCTTGAGCGTCTGGAAGCGCCGCGCGGCCGGCAACGGGGGCGGTAACGTGGGCTGCGCGCCGGACGGCGCAGACGGCGTGATGGCGGCGGCGCTGGCCGCGGCGAAGACGCTGCCGCATCGCGCCGACTTCACCGGCTGGAGTCCGGTCCGGGGCCGCAGCGAGCACCGCCTGTCGCTCGCCGCCGTCAAGGCGCTGGCGCTCGATCTGGGCATGGCGCCGGGGCGCAAGGACCTGACGCCGAAGATCGAGACCGCATCCTCCGGCTTCACGATCGGCTTCCTGCGCGGCTTCTTCGATGCCGACGGCAGCGTGCAGGGCACACAGGAAAAGGGCGTCAGCCTCCGCCTGGCGCAGAGCGACCTGGAACGGCTGCGAACCGTCCAGCGCATGCTGGCCCGGCTCGGCATCATCGCCACGATCTATGCCGACCGCCGCCCGGCGCAGATGCGGTCCCTGCCCGACGGCAAGGGCGGCCATCGGGCGTACCGCACCGGCGCGCAGCATGAACTCGTCATTGCCAACGAGAATGTCGGCCGCTATGCGGAACTGATCGGGTTCGCCGACACGGAGAAGCGGGCAAAGCTCGAATTTGCGCTCGCGAATTACAGGCGCCGGCCCAACCGGGAGCGCTTCCTGGCGGTGGTCGATACGGTCGAGCCGGATGGCGAGGAAGAGGTCTTCGACGTCCGGGTGCCGGGCGTCAACGCCTTCGACGCCAACGGCCTCTATGTCCACAATTGCGGCGAGCAGCCGTTGCCGCCCTACGGCGCCTGCCTGCTCGGCTCGATCAACCTGGCCCGGCTGGTCCGGAAGCCGTTCGAGCCGGACGCCGCGCTGGACCTCGAAGACCTGCGCGCGCTCACCGCCGTCGCCGTGCGCATGATGGACAATGTCACCGACATCTCGAATTTCCCGCTGCCGGAACAGCGGGCGGAGGCGCTGGCCAAGCGGCGCATCGGGCTGGGCGTGACGGGGCTCGCCGACGCGCTCATCATGTGCCGGGCGCGCTACGGCAGTGCGGAGGCCGTGCGGCTGGCCGGGCAATGGCTCGCGGCGGTGCAGAAGGCGGCGTATCTGGCCTCGGCCGATCTGGCCGTCGAGAAGGGCGCCTTCCCCCTGTTCGACGCGGAGAAATATCTCGCGACGCCGGCCATGGCAGACGCGGACGACGCGGTGCGCGACGCGATCCGCGAAAAGGGGCTGCGCAACGCCCTGCTGACCTCGATCGCGCCGACCGGCACGATCTCGCTGCTGGCCGATAACGTGTCCTCCGGCGTCGAGCCGGTCTTCACCTGGTCCTACACCCGCAACGTCCTGATGCCGGACGGAACGCGGCGCGAGGAAGAGGTGGCGGACCATGCCTGGCGGCTCTACCGCCGGCTGAAGGGCGCCGACGCGCCGCTGCCCGACTGGTTCGTCGATGCCGGGGACCTGAGCCCGCGCGACCATGTCGTGATGCAGGCGGTGGTCCAGAAGCACGTCGACAGCTCGATCTCCAAGACGATCAACTGCCCGGAGGACATAAGCTTCGACGCCTTCAAGGACGTCTACCGGATGGCGTTCGACATGGGCTGCAAGGGCTGCACGACCTACCGGCCCAACGACGTCACCGGCGCGGTGCTGAACGCCGGCAGGCGGGAAGCGGACACGTCCGGGCAGCAGGAACTGCCGCTCGCCCCGCCGGAGAAGACCGCGGCGGCCAGGCCGAAGGACGATCTCGACGCCGGCGGGGTCGTCTACATGACCAAGCCGCTCGACCGGCCCGAGGCGCTGCCCGGCCGGACCTACAAGATCCGCTGGCCGGAGAGCGACCACGCCATCTACATCACGCTCAACGACATCGTGCAGGACGGTCGCCGCCGGCCCTTCGAGATCTTCATCAACTCGAAGAATACCGAGCATTACGCCTGGACGGTCGGCCTGACGCGCATGATCAGCGCCGTGTTCCGCCGCGGCGGCGACGTCTCCTTCGTGGTCGAGGAGCTGAAGGCGGTGTTCGATCCGCGCGGCGGCCAGTGGGTCGGCCCGCGCTATGTCCCCAGCCTGCTCGCCGCCATCGGCGACGTCATCGAGCAGCACATGATCGACATCGGCTTCCTGCCCGATCCGAAAGAGGCCCGGGAAGGCCGGCGGGAATTGAAGGTCGTCGGCGGCACGGAGGCGGCGGTGGCCGCCGGCGCGGGTGCGGGCGGGGGCGCCCGGGGGCAGGCGATCGCCGTAACGGGCGGCGGGCCGGGGTCAGGCAGCGCCGGCCCGGCCATGCGCGGCTGCCCGAAATGCGGCCAGCGCGCCCTGATCCGCCAGGAAGGCTGCGACATCTGCACCGGCTGCACCTACAGCAAGTGCGGGTGA
- a CDS encoding N-6 DNA methylase has protein sequence MSALARIEEESSRARFLASSVEQQHQMIFARSVVFGAINAYWQQLQIESDRHWTLRKPPFDIEHYSMPKEARELAENIGCAAAKLDVMDAGYAIGVLYTATMPGGIRARQGAYYTPPALCECLLDMATMEGVDWRTARILDPACGGGAFLSPVARRMASSLRDCEAKIAVQDIQRRLHGYELDPFAAWMSQVFLDVTLADLCHLAGMRLNSVVRVCDSLEQTVDGERFDLVVGNPPYGRVRLSTGARKKFQRSLFGHANLYGVFTDLALRFAQPGGVIAYVTPTSFLAGEYFKALRGLLGREAPPVSIDFVAKRKGIFADVLQETLLATYKRGGTSRTGKVHFLSSGGDGSVVRTTAGSFNLPEDPSRPWLMPRTEAQSALVRQVDELPYRLADYGYTVSTGPLVWNRHKASLRDRPGKGRYPLIWAEAVRPEGVFSFRAEKRNHKPYFEPKAKERWVVTEFPCVLLQRTTAKEQCRRLIAAELPAAFIAEHGAVVIENHLNMIRPLNGTPKVAPAALAVLLNSDVVDQVFRCINGSVAVSAYELEALPLPLPKNMAEIERLVNERANQATLERAVERLYGHGAG, from the coding sequence ATGTCCGCGCTTGCGAGGATTGAGGAGGAATCTTCGCGCGCCCGCTTCTTGGCGTCATCGGTCGAGCAGCAGCATCAGATGATCTTTGCGCGGAGTGTCGTCTTCGGTGCGATCAATGCCTATTGGCAACAGTTGCAGATAGAGTCGGATCGTCATTGGACGCTGCGCAAGCCGCCCTTCGATATCGAGCACTATTCGATGCCGAAGGAAGCCAGAGAATTAGCCGAGAACATCGGGTGCGCTGCGGCGAAGCTGGATGTGATGGATGCCGGCTACGCGATCGGGGTGCTGTACACCGCGACGATGCCGGGTGGCATTCGGGCTCGACAGGGCGCTTACTACACGCCGCCAGCGCTCTGCGAATGCCTGCTGGATATGGCGACGATGGAAGGGGTCGATTGGCGAACGGCGCGGATACTCGACCCGGCGTGCGGAGGAGGCGCTTTCCTGTCTCCAGTGGCCCGGCGTATGGCGAGCAGTTTGCGTGACTGCGAGGCGAAGATCGCTGTGCAGGACATTCAGCGTCGTTTGCACGGTTACGAACTGGATCCGTTTGCCGCGTGGATGTCTCAGGTATTCCTCGACGTGACGCTTGCCGACCTGTGCCATTTGGCGGGAATGCGTCTGAACTCGGTAGTACGGGTCTGCGACAGCCTCGAACAAACGGTCGACGGCGAGAGGTTTGATCTCGTCGTCGGCAATCCGCCCTATGGACGGGTCAGGCTCTCCACGGGCGCGCGCAAGAAATTCCAGCGCAGCCTGTTCGGCCATGCGAATCTGTACGGCGTGTTTACCGATCTCGCGCTTCGATTTGCGCAGCCGGGCGGAGTCATTGCCTATGTGACGCCGACGAGCTTCCTGGCTGGAGAGTATTTCAAGGCATTGCGCGGTTTGCTGGGTCGGGAAGCACCGCCGGTCAGCATTGATTTCGTGGCAAAGCGCAAGGGTATTTTCGCGGATGTTCTCCAGGAAACGCTGTTGGCGACATACAAGCGGGGCGGCACTTCGCGCACCGGGAAAGTCCATTTCCTGTCCTCGGGAGGGGACGGCTCGGTCGTGAGGACGACCGCAGGCTCGTTCAATCTGCCCGAAGACCCGAGCCGGCCCTGGCTGATGCCGAGAACGGAAGCACAAAGCGCGCTGGTGCGTCAGGTCGACGAACTGCCATATCGGCTGGCCGATTACGGCTACACGGTCAGCACGGGGCCGCTGGTATGGAACCGGCACAAGGCGAGTTTGCGGGACCGGCCGGGCAAGGGACGCTATCCGCTGATCTGGGCAGAGGCCGTGAGACCGGAAGGGGTGTTTTCGTTCCGGGCGGAGAAACGAAACCACAAGCCGTATTTCGAGCCGAAAGCCAAGGAACGGTGGGTGGTGACGGAGTTTCCGTGCGTACTGCTGCAAAGAACGACGGCCAAAGAGCAATGCCGGCGGCTGATCGCGGCGGAACTGCCAGCGGCATTCATCGCGGAGCACGGCGCGGTTGTGATCGAGAATCACCTGAACATGATCAGACCGCTCAATGGCACGCCAAAAGTGGCGCCGGCGGCGCTGGCCGTTCTGTTGAACAGCGATGTCGTAGATCAGGTTTTTCGGTGCATCAACGGAAGCGTCGCCGTTTCGGCCTATGAGCTGGAAGCCTTGCCTCTTCCGCTGCCGAAAAACATGGCGGAGATCGAGCGGCTGGTGAATGAGCGGGCGAACCAGGCAACGCTGGAACGGGCGGTCGAACGTCTATACGGCCATGGGGCCGGATAA
- a CDS encoding ligase-associated DNA damage response exonuclease has protein sequence MAGLRPEDWLKATERGLRCAPADLYVDPVRPVDRAVVTHGHADHARPGNGSVLATPETLAIMRARYADAAARQAQPLAYGESLDLGNVIVRLVPAGHVLGSAQVVLEHGGQRIVVSGDYKRRRDPTCPAFEPVACDVFVTEATFALPVFRHPDDAGEIASLLASVALFPERAHLVGAYGLGKAQRTIRLIREAGWDRPLFLHGALQALCDLYEAHGIGLGPLEPATGRDRAAFAGEIVLAPPGSLSDRWSRRLPDPVTAMASGWMRVRQRAKQRGVELPLIISDHADWDELTATLEEVGAPEVWVTHGREEALVHWAAGRGIRARALSLIGREDEDE, from the coding sequence ATGGCCGGGTTGCGCCCGGAAGACTGGCTGAAGGCGACCGAGCGCGGCCTGAGGTGCGCGCCGGCCGATCTCTATGTCGATCCGGTCCGCCCGGTCGACCGCGCCGTCGTGACCCACGGCCATGCCGATCACGCCCGGCCCGGCAACGGCAGCGTGCTCGCGACGCCGGAAACGCTCGCAATCATGCGGGCACGCTACGCCGATGCCGCCGCCCGGCAGGCGCAGCCGCTGGCTTACGGCGAAAGCCTCGATCTGGGCAATGTGATCGTCCGGCTGGTCCCGGCCGGCCATGTCCTCGGCTCGGCCCAGGTCGTGCTGGAGCATGGCGGCCAGCGCATCGTCGTCTCGGGCGACTACAAGCGCCGGCGCGATCCGACCTGCCCGGCCTTCGAGCCGGTCGCCTGCGACGTCTTCGTGACCGAGGCGACCTTCGCCCTGCCGGTGTTCCGCCACCCGGACGACGCCGGCGAGATCGCGTCCCTGCTCGCCTCCGTCGCCCTGTTCCCGGAGCGCGCCCATCTGGTCGGCGCCTATGGCCTCGGCAAGGCGCAGCGGACGATCCGGCTGATCCGCGAGGCCGGCTGGGACCGGCCGCTCTTCCTGCACGGCGCGCTGCAGGCCCTGTGCGACCTGTACGAAGCGCACGGCATCGGCCTCGGCCCGTTGGAGCCGGCGACGGGTCGGGACAGGGCCGCCTTCGCCGGGGAAATCGTGCTTGCCCCGCCGGGTTCGCTGTCCGACCGCTGGTCGCGCCGCCTGCCCGACCCGGTGACCGCGATGGCGTCGGGCTGGATGCGGGTGCGCCAGCGCGCGAAGCAGCGCGGCGTCGAGCTGCCGCTGATTATCTCCGACCATGCCGACTGGGACGAACTCACCGCAACGCTGGAAGAGGTCGGCGCGCCGGAGGTCTGGGTGACCCACGGGCGGGAGGAGGCGCTGGTCCACTGGGCCGCCGGCCGCGGCATCCGCGCCCGCGCCCTCTCCCTGATCGGGCGGGAGGACGAGGATGAGTAG
- a CDS encoding gamma-glutamylcyclotransferase gives MWLFGYGSLMWRPGFDYAERRRATLHGRQRALCVRTVHHRGTAARPGLVMGLKPGGSCTGIAYRISAEDAEAVAAYLRKRELDHYPVYLESAVAIELDDGREVSATTYLPRARHPDFLPDLGPEEQLAIVRQAEGVSGSNADYVRSAARALRELGIDEPAIFAAEAALKGRADSIDIPDDAGRLPG, from the coding sequence ATGTGGCTGTTCGGTTACGGCTCGCTGATGTGGCGGCCCGGCTTCGATTACGCCGAGCGGCGGCGGGCGACGCTGCACGGCCGGCAGCGCGCCCTGTGCGTGCGCACGGTCCACCACCGCGGCACCGCGGCGCGGCCGGGCCTGGTCATGGGCCTGAAGCCGGGCGGATCCTGCACCGGGATCGCCTACCGGATCTCGGCGGAAGATGCCGAAGCGGTCGCCGCCTATCTGCGCAAGCGCGAACTCGACCACTATCCGGTCTACCTCGAAAGCGCCGTGGCAATCGAACTGGACGACGGCCGCGAGGTTTCGGCGACGACCTACCTGCCGCGCGCCAGGCATCCGGACTTCCTGCCCGATCTCGGTCCGGAGGAACAGCTCGCCATCGTCCGGCAGGCGGAAGGCGTCAGCGGCAGCAATGCCGATTATGTCCGCAGCGCCGCCCGCGCCCTGCGCGAACTGGGAATCGACGAGCCGGCCATCTTCGCGGCGGAGGCGGCGCTGAAAGGACGGGCGGATTCGATCGACATCCCCGATGACGCCGGGCGGCTTCCGGGATAG
- a CDS encoding BsuBI/PstI family type II restriction endonuclease, translating into MLLPPLLPVPDIHERLQAIFPEGTANRNYVTREIAAKTVFVMLYIGAVDGEECWLRPDQVTRMSDAQAAQEGDSDRAGWLELSMRPTTGDIDGRWYAANTRESIRDETLREGLVRIGAVKEREGLPTTSPLPRYALAPDFAALFDPSLTEDTLNTLMEEWRAANLSKGALARVAIMRRGAVAREAGVLVTFPNGETRHMEPGPSSVISKAVVEEFATRFLGQPGVIWLSESRNQVVARDDGLAQDIGLAIEPDRNLPDLILVDLEPVEPLLVFVEVVATAGPVTEGRQAALMAIATEAGFSEGQVAFLTAYADRNEAAFKDSVSELAWRSFAWFMSEPDHILLLHEGADTERARLSELMRM; encoded by the coding sequence ATGCTGCTGCCGCCGCTCCTGCCCGTTCCCGATATTCACGAACGCCTGCAGGCAATCTTTCCCGAGGGAACGGCGAACCGGAACTATGTCACCCGGGAGATCGCGGCGAAGACGGTCTTTGTCATGCTGTATATCGGGGCGGTCGATGGTGAGGAATGTTGGCTGCGCCCCGATCAGGTGACGCGGATGTCGGATGCTCAGGCAGCACAGGAAGGCGACTCCGATCGCGCAGGGTGGCTGGAATTGTCGATGCGTCCGACCACTGGCGATATCGACGGAAGGTGGTACGCCGCGAACACACGCGAATCGATCCGCGACGAGACGCTGCGCGAGGGGCTGGTGCGAATCGGTGCGGTGAAGGAAAGGGAAGGACTGCCGACGACATCGCCACTCCCGCGCTATGCGTTGGCGCCGGATTTTGCGGCGCTGTTCGATCCCTCGCTGACGGAAGATACGTTGAATACATTGATGGAGGAATGGCGGGCGGCGAACCTGTCCAAGGGCGCATTGGCCCGAGTTGCGATCATGCGCCGGGGAGCGGTAGCCCGCGAGGCGGGAGTTCTCGTGACGTTTCCCAATGGGGAGACACGGCACATGGAACCCGGTCCGAGTTCCGTGATCTCCAAGGCGGTCGTCGAAGAGTTTGCGACGCGGTTCCTGGGTCAACCGGGGGTTATCTGGTTGAGCGAAAGCCGAAATCAGGTGGTGGCGCGGGACGACGGCCTGGCACAGGACATCGGCCTCGCAATCGAGCCGGACAGGAATCTGCCGGATCTGATTCTGGTTGACCTTGAACCGGTCGAGCCGCTGCTCGTGTTCGTGGAGGTCGTCGCAACGGCAGGGCCGGTCACTGAAGGACGACAGGCAGCGCTGATGGCCATCGCAACTGAAGCGGGCTTCAGCGAAGGACAGGTGGCGTTCCTTACGGCTTATGCGGATCGGAACGAGGCGGCATTCAAGGACTCGGTAAGCGAATTGGCATGGCGTTCATTCGCCTGGTTCATGTCGGAACCGGATCACATCCTACTGCTGCACGAGGGTGCCGATACGGAACGAGCGCGCCTGTCGGAGTTGATGAGAATGTAG